Proteins from a single region of Symphalangus syndactylus isolate Jambi chromosome 12, NHGRI_mSymSyn1-v2.1_pri, whole genome shotgun sequence:
- the LOC134734408 gene encoding LOW QUALITY PROTEIN: putative uncharacterized protein RUSC1-AS1 (The sequence of the model RefSeq protein was modified relative to this genomic sequence to represent the inferred CDS: deleted 2 bases in 1 codon), whose product MEPGGSENAAALWISEGGRGPGRGPGPEWTSRSLLPQSGPALQPTPYSQRKGPRETHPDALKGGGGWGWGNTQSLPAECRKGVGAGEEKDGAAVSLSTLHLPAASAGLQPAPSALGTAVCPFSPHSSPSFSHHRTLSLFISPAPLSCPAPRALVHRSTPMGRALLTRVLLEPLRPGACPRLPRSPPGGAQSGRGGALAQPTLRCAAAPLRAWAWRSSDPPPAFSVFCHPPSGFDIS is encoded by the coding sequence ATGGAGCCGGGAGGGTCAGAGAACGCGGCTGCGCTCTGGATCTCCGAAGGGGGGCGGGGGCCTGGAAGAGGTCCGGGCCCAGAATGGACCTCCAGGTCCCTGCTGCCGCAATCTggccctgccctccagcctaccCCTTACTCCCAGAGGAAGGGACCCAGGGAGACCCACCCAGATGCCCTGAAAGGAGgtggaggatgggggtggggcaaTACGCAGAGTTTGCCTGCTGAATGCAGGAAAGGGGTGGGGGCTGGAGAGGAAAAGGATGGAGCAGCCGTCAGCTTGTCAACTCTGCATCTGCCGGCTGCCTCGGCCGGGCTCCAGCCTGCGCCCTCGGCCCTTGGAACAGCGGTATGTCCATTCTCTCCGCATTCGTCTCCATCGTTCAGCCACCACCGCACCCTTTCTCTATTCATTTCTCCTGCTCCCCTGTCCTGCCCCGCCCCTCGTGCCCTGGTCCATCGGTCTACACCCATGGGCCGAGCCCTCCTCACCAGGGTCCTCCTGGAACCGCTCCGGCCTGGGGCTTGTCCGCGGCTCCCACGGTCCCCGCCCGGCGGGGCACAGAGCGGGAGGGGAGGGGCACTAGCACAACCCACCCTGCGCTGCGCAGCTGCACCCCTTCGCGCATGGGCGTGGCGTAGCTCAGACCCGCC